Genomic window (Ostrea edulis chromosome 9, xbOstEdul1.1, whole genome shotgun sequence):
AAAATTGCAAGATATATAATGAAGACATATGACATGTCGATGGAATAGAATACGTCATTATTCTTATAATTGATTATCAACAATTTCTGAAGAGAAAAACAATAACAAAGCTATCGATACTGAAACCATTCTTTATTGCGTGAATGCATTTTCATCGTACTATCGATTACTTCTATGCCTTGGAACAGACGACACATACAAGTTCCCGCCCGTTTACATATGGTGGACATTTCAGTGAACCACATCTTGCCTCCACGGAATAGAAAAGATAACCGTCGTGATCAGAATGACCTCCAGTTATAGTATCAGGGTTCCTATCCACACACGTGTACGTTGTGGCAGCAGCAAAACCATGATATCCCGCCATTAGATATCCATCGTATTCCAATTTCCAATCTTTGTAACAAGTCTTCCTTGCTACAGTAATGTGAAACAAAAGTTAGATCTTCAAACATTTTGGAAACCATTTTGTATATCTTGGATCTTTTGTATATGTGTGGATGCTTTAAGATTGACTAAATCATGATATTTGCAATATTAAACATAGCAGGAACAGGTTCAAACGTACCTGGGAAGACTCTAAGAATAGATCTATTATGTACCAGGCAGACAGCACACGGTACGTCATGTTGATGGAGACGGCGTAAGTTACTCAGAGATTTGCTGGTTTCGTATTCTGCTCCATATACAAAAGCTCTAACGTCGTCAGCCCCATCTTTGTACCGGCCCCATTCGGGATCTCTTGGTAAACAAAGGGGCTCAACAGCCGCTCCCGAGTGGGTATAATGTGATCCACCAG
Coding sequences:
- the LOC130050322 gene encoding uncharacterized protein LOC130050322 → MMPLLTFLLMVHVSQAETQTESCKDTVHGIMSGLGEYQIGALKEEFQRFTNNMERSMNVFKKQMRADFERKGRINRSVVYTRWGKKSCPPNAELVLSGYTGGSHYTHSGAAVEPLCLPRDPEWGRYKDGADDVRAFVYGAEYETSKSLSNLRRLHQHDVPCAVCLVHNRSILRVFPARKTCYKDWKLEYDGYLMAGYHGFAAATTYTCVDRNPDTITGGHSDHDGYLFYSVEARCGSLKCPPYVNGRELVCVVCSKA